CTCGTTGTTCAGCTCGCGCTCAATCAGCAATCCGCAAACGGCAATGTACACTTCGCCCTCACCCGAAATCTTTTCCAGCGGCACGGTTTCGTTCTTGGGGGTAATGCCCATCCTGGTGGGGGTGTAGGGCTGCAGCTTAAGCCCCTTGGGCCCGCAGATAAACGCGTTGCGCTGCACCACAATTTCGTGGTTAAACGCCGACAAGTCGATTAGGTGGATGCTGCCAACGTAGGGCGTGGAGAACGTAATCTTGCGGCTTCCCCGGCCGTAGTTGGTGAAGTAGGTGAGGAAAAGCGTCTCGCAGGGTAGCGGCTTCAGCTCGGTAGGAAACATCTTGCCCATTATGCCCATATTGGGCTCCGAGCCATCGCCAAGGCACGTTTCGTACGTTATCCCATCGTCCATAAAAACCATGGTGCCCGCCTCGGCAACAATGGTCTCCCCGGGGTTAAGCGTTACCTCTAGCGTTTGATAGGTCTCCCCTGTAATCTGGTAGCGGATTGGTAGCGGAATCATCGTGTGCTGTTGTTAGAAATTGGTTATACAACTTAAAAATTTAAGTTACTTAACACAGCACTTTGGCGATTGTTTATTTATCCATCAAAAAAGTTACGGATCGGCTAAAACTTTGTGCGGTACTTCTCGTCCTCGTCCTCAAGGATTTTCAGGTAGCTCTCGTAGCGCGAGAAGGCGATCAGCTCGTTGGTAACGGCCTCCTTCACGGCGCAGCCCGGCTCGTGGGTGTGGGTGCAGTTGTAGAACTTGCAGCCCTCGGAGTACCTAAAGATATCCTTAAAGAAGTGGAAGAGCTCGTCCTTCTTTACGTCGATAATGCCGAAGCCCTTTATGCCTGGGGTGTCGATGACGTAGCCGTCGCTCCCGTAGGGGAACATCTCCGAGAAGGTGGTGGTGTGGGTACCCTTGTGGTGGTAGTCCGATATCTTTCCGGTCCTAAGGTCGAGGTTGATGTCCAGGGCGTTGAGCAGGGTCGACTTGCCGACCCCCGAGTTGCCCGACAGCACGCTCACCTTGCCCTCGAGGCGGCTGCGGAGGGCATCGAGGTTGGTGCCTTCGGTGGCCGATACCTCCATCACCTCGTACCCCGCAAGGGCGTAGTCCATCTTAAAGAGCTCCAGCTCCACCTTGGCATCGATATCGTAGAGGTCTATTTTGTTGATGACGATGGTGGCAGGGATCTTGTACGCCTCGGCGGCCACCAAAAAGCGGTCGACGAACTCGCGGCTGGTCTTGGGCAAATCGATGGTAACCACCAGGAACACCTGGTCGATGTTGGAGGCAATGATGTGCGCCTCCTTCGAGAGGTTCGTCGAGCGGCGGATGATGTAGTTCCTGCGCTCCATGATTTTGGAGATGACGCCAACCTCATCCTCCTCCGAGGTGTCGACCTTTACGTAGTCGCCAACCACAATAGGGTTGGTGGTTTTCACGTCCTTCAGTCGGATCTTTCCCCGCATCTTGCACTCCAGCTTCTCGCCCGTTTCGCGGTTTACCACCGTGTACCAGCTGCCGGTTGCCTTAACCACGAGCCCCGTAAATTCTTTCGATTGTGCCATGACCAATATTTTGCTCAAATTTAGGAATAAAGATTGGGAATGAGGGAATGCGACGAGAAGCGCCTACTCGTCGTCCCAGGTAACCTTAAACTTGGGCTTCTCCTCCTCCTTCTTGGGCTCCTTCTTCTCCGGCTTCACCTGCGCCGGATTTTGCTGCGTTGCTGCTTTATGCTGGGATGGCACATCCTCGCCGTCCCATTGCAGCTTAAAGCCTTTCGATGGCGCTGCTGCCGCAGGCTTTGGCTCATTTGCTTTCTTAGGAGCCCCGTTGGTTGGGTTCATCTCGGGCAGCGACCAGCTTTTGCCGTTCCAGTCGTAGCTTACCTTCGAGGTTTTACTGTTGCCCTCTATTTTGAAGTAAAGCAGCATATTATTCTCGAACTCCTGCTGCGAAACCTGCCTCTTTAGTCCCGATCTAGCCTTCTTAAATAGGACGTCCTTCAGCGACAGCTTCACGCGGTAGCTGTAGTTCCCGTCGAAGCTGTGCGAACCCGTCAGCCCAAGGTTAATGGCCGAAGAGGCGATGTACATAGCCGGGATGTTAACCACCCCGTTTTTAATGGTGATCTGGTTCTTGAGGTTTGCGAATCGAATATTCTCCAGCTCCTTAAGGTCGATAAACTTCGATAGCTTGTAGGCTGGCTCAAATTTAATTAGTTGCCCGTTGCTGATGTTGATGTTGGCTACGCAGTCAATCGATTTGGGGTCGAGCCTACCTCCTTGGAAGTGTTGCCCCCTAAATGCAAAGTCGCCGCTTGCCATACCCCTAATGTTCTGGTTGGTTAGCATCTTTTGCCCAAAGTTGTTGAACGACGAGAATAGCGACTCGATGCTGACGCTATCAACCTGTGCGTACATGTCTACGGCAATAGTTTTTCTGGGTGTAGGTTCTATTTTCCCCACCATGCCAACTTTACCTCCAAAGGCGTTTGCCTTTAGCTGCGAGAAGGTGATGGTTGGACCTTCTTTCTGGATCATCGCCTCAAGGTTTTCCATCCTCACCCCTCGAAGGATTGCCGATTTCGACTTAACGTTAAGCGTAAGATTTACTAGGTTAAGCTCCTTTTGATTAATGTTATCCCTCTTCTTGAAGTTAAGGGCAAGAAGGTTGTCGAAGTTTATTTCTTTGGTGTTTGCATTAATCTCCGCAGAGATGGGTTTGCCGGATAGCAGCCCGTCGTAAAGATCGGTAATACTTGCTATGATATGCCCATTTGCAGAACTAGATGTAAAGTTTATGTTAGCCTTAGTAAGCGTTGGTATAAAAGATATTTCGCCTTTAGATATGCTGTACTTACTTCCGTTTATGGGGAAGTTTATCTCGCTAAGCTTAAAGTTGCCGTTGCTTACAAGGCGAATGAGCTTAAGAGGCGAGAGCGAATCAAAGTTTACAATGCCGTTGGCGGTTATGTTTCCGATAACGGTACCATCAATTTGCTTGGTTGAGTCGATATAATATGCATCGTTTAACTGGCTGATGAATAGGTTGAAATTGCTTGATAAGCTTATCAAAGGTTTATTGAAGTCTGTGAGTGTAAGCTTCCCCTCAAAATCGCCGAAGTTGGTGTAGATTTTGAACGAGTCCAGATTTACGAATGCCTTATCGGCATCCCCTTTGCCATTGGAGAAAGTTCCCTTCATGTTTACGGATGCTATGCTCTTGTCTGTAAGCAGCTCGCTTTTACCTCCGCGAACGTCAAATTCACCATAAATGAAAGGATTGTGTCTGCTATCCCAAAATCCTTTAGCCTTTGCGCTTATGTTTACCTTGCCTTCTACGTTTACCTTCTCGAGGTTATCGCTGATTTTGGGGATCAACTCGTTCATCTCTTTTAGCACCAAATCCGTTCCCACAACAGAGGCATCAACAAAGAATCGGGTTTCTGTCGAAAATCCACCCTCGACGTTAAGCTTGTTGCTCTTGTATGTAATGGTGAAGTCAGAGAAGCTAAACAGTTTATAGGATGATGATTTAATCTTTCCATCAAACTCGAATCGCCTATTGCTTACGTAGCTAATCTTGCCAAACGCGAGCTGGTTTACCATGACATCGACCTTTGATTTTACGTCGAAATCTTCTAAACCAAAACGACCTCTACTTTTGAGGCTGTTTATGGTGTTTACAAGGGCAACCTGCCTGTTGAGGTTGATGAGGCGGAGCTTTGTCCTTAGTATTTTTACCTCTCTTACCTTCAGCAATATCTGCTTATTTTCTCCCTCCTTGCTCTTTTTGAGGATATGGAAGTTATCCCTCCCCTTTTTATCGATGAGCAGGTTGAGCTCGCCATCCTTAATGGCTATCTGTTTCAGCGTTATCTTGTCGTTGAGGAGATCTATTACGTTAAGCTTAATGTTGAGCGTGCGCGCCTTTAACAGCGTATCGGGCTTAATTATCCGGCGAAAATCTCTGCGCGCAATATCCTTGGTAGATAGGATGGATACGTCGTAAAGGCGGATGGAGGCATAGGGGAAATCCTTGATAAGGGAGAAGGAGGCGTCGCCAATGGTAATGCGGCTGCGGATATTCTTGCGGATATTCTCCATTGCGGCGCTGATGATCCTATCCTGAAAGATGAGGCCCATTAGCGTTAGCAGAAATACTACGGCAATTGCTGAAAAAAATACAATACGAAAAACGCTCCTTTTCATTTTTAAACTCTAAATTTCCATCCAGTTAACCAAATACAAAATACCTTCCCTATGGAAAAGAGGCGGTTAAAGATAGCCCTTTTTGCATCGACCTACATGCTTTTGCTGGTTTGGCTGGCGTTTTTTGTGGAGTACCTTTTGGGCGATAGCATGCCCAACCTCGGGATTATGCCGCGCGAGTGGGGGAGCATTGCCAACTTTCTGGCTGCGCCTTTCATCCATAAGAGCATCGATCATCTGCTCAACAACAGCATTGTGTTCTTTATTCTTTCGCTTACCTGCTTCTACTTTTATGGGGGAATTACGCTTTGGGTGGTGCTTGGAGGCGTTGTCTCGGGCTTCTTTGTTTGGGTGTTTGGGCGAGAGGCCTACCACATGGGCTTGAGCGGCGTGTGCTACTGCCTTACCTCCTTCCTTTTCTTCAGCGGCATCGTCCGAAAGAATATATCGCTGATGACGATCTCGCTGCTGGTGGCCTTCCTGCAGAGCGAGATGATATGGGGGCTATTCCCGTCGCTAAACGAGCCGCTAAACATCTCGTGGGAA
This window of the uncultured Acetobacteroides sp. genome carries:
- a CDS encoding TIGR00266 family protein, which gives rise to MIPLPIRYQITGETYQTLEVTLNPGETIVAEAGTMVFMDDGITYETCLGDGSEPNMGIMGKMFPTELKPLPCETLFLTYFTNYGRGSRKITFSTPYVGSIHLIDLSAFNHEIVVQRNAFICGPKGLKLQPYTPTRMGITPKNETVPLEKISGEGEVYIAVCGLLIERELNNEAIHAEISSIVGFQSGISYSVEASGRLKTMVLGNTGSTLATLSGTGKVWMQSLPLKKMVQTITTCLQQLHMTEGKLLGKLYEE
- the rsgA gene encoding ribosome small subunit-dependent GTPase A — encoded protein: MAQSKEFTGLVVKATGSWYTVVNRETGEKLECKMRGKIRLKDVKTTNPIVVGDYVKVDTSEEDEVGVISKIMERRNYIIRRSTNLSKEAHIIASNIDQVFLVVTIDLPKTSREFVDRFLVAAEAYKIPATIVINKIDLYDIDAKVELELFKMDYALAGYEVMEVSATEGTNLDALRSRLEGKVSVLSGNSGVGKSTLLNALDINLDLRTGKISDYHHKGTHTTTFSEMFPYGSDGYVIDTPGIKGFGIIDVKKDELFHFFKDIFRYSEGCKFYNCTHTHEPGCAVKEAVTNELIAFSRYESYLKILEDEDEKYRTKF
- a CDS encoding AsmA-like C-terminal region-containing protein, which gives rise to MKRSVFRIVFFSAIAVVFLLTLMGLIFQDRIISAAMENIRKNIRSRITIGDASFSLIKDFPYASIRLYDVSILSTKDIARRDFRRIIKPDTLLKARTLNIKLNVIDLLNDKITLKQIAIKDGELNLLIDKKGRDNFHILKKSKEGENKQILLKVREVKILRTKLRLINLNRQVALVNTINSLKSRGRFGLEDFDVKSKVDVMVNQLAFGKISYVSNRRFEFDGKIKSSSYKLFSFSDFTITYKSNKLNVEGGFSTETRFFVDASVVGTDLVLKEMNELIPKISDNLEKVNVEGKVNISAKAKGFWDSRHNPFIYGEFDVRGGKSELLTDKSIASVNMKGTFSNGKGDADKAFVNLDSFKIYTNFGDFEGKLTLTDFNKPLISLSSNFNLFISQLNDAYYIDSTKQIDGTVIGNITANGIVNFDSLSPLKLIRLVSNGNFKLSEINFPINGSKYSISKGEISFIPTLTKANINFTSSSANGHIIASITDLYDGLLSGKPISAEINANTKEINFDNLLALNFKKRDNINQKELNLVNLTLNVKSKSAILRGVRMENLEAMIQKEGPTITFSQLKANAFGGKVGMVGKIEPTPRKTIAVDMYAQVDSVSIESLFSSFNNFGQKMLTNQNIRGMASGDFAFRGQHFQGGRLDPKSIDCVANINISNGQLIKFEPAYKLSKFIDLKELENIRFANLKNQITIKNGVVNIPAMYIASSAINLGLTGSHSFDGNYSYRVKLSLKDVLFKKARSGLKRQVSQQEFENNMLLYFKIEGNSKTSKVSYDWNGKSWSLPEMNPTNGAPKKANEPKPAAAAPSKGFKLQWDGEDVPSQHKAATQQNPAQVKPEKKEPKKEEEKPKFKVTWDDE
- a CDS encoding rhomboid family intramembrane serine protease; translated protein: MEKRRLKIALFASTYMLLLVWLAFFVEYLLGDSMPNLGIMPREWGSIANFLAAPFIHKSIDHLLNNSIVFFILSLTCFYFYGGITLWVVLGGVVSGFFVWVFGREAYHMGLSGVCYCLTSFLFFSGIVRKNISLMTISLLVAFLQSEMIWGLFPSLNEPLNISWEGHLSGGAAGFFLAFYYRKQGPPNDPEPEDDFEDEGGENQHEGDDNPPSDNAKE